In Xenopus laevis strain J_2021 chromosome 2S, Xenopus_laevis_v10.1, whole genome shotgun sequence, a genomic segment contains:
- the olfml3.S gene encoding olfactomedin-like protein 3 isoform X1 has protein sequence MMAGIVACILLGFVTVITAQPQAVLEYIQGRMGVLEERIAQWHDQSSRYSGELRDFKNQVLKMLENIEKERESLRNEMENSNVRVDRLEREVDYFETQNSAPTCVEIDEKLTELHDAKKKKKEKYEKITGCPAADIPGKEETEGTDETLIPPIPRKPYCSDTISQVTAMKILKRFGSSAGLWTKDLAGNSDRIYVFDGAFNDTVYVFPRMKEFTLSSTTRKAAKIKLPFPWIGTGHIVYDGNLYYIRQGNEFQVIKFSLANKTIIDSAVLPIEQQVPVYGLSKFNYIDIVADEEGLWVIYATKENEKNICLAKLDPSSLSIEQMWDTPCPIENAESAFVVCGSLYVVYNTKLPSRSRIQCVFDVSGTISSENVPIVYFPKRYGSHSSMKYNPREKQIYAWDDGYQMIYKLNMKHRDELN, from the exons ATGATGGCTGGGATTGTGGCCTGCATCCTTCTTGGATTTGTCACTGTGATCACTGCCCAGCCACAAGCAGTTTTGGAGTATATACAAGGAAGGATGGGTGTTCTGGAG GAGAGAATAGCACAGTGGCATGACCAGAGTAGTCGATATAGTGGAGAGCTTCGAGACTTCAAAAATCAAGTTCTGAAAATGCTCGAGAATATTGAAAAGGAACGGGAAAGTTTAAGAAATGAGATGGAGAACTCCAATGTTCGGGTGGACCGGTTGGAGAGAGAGGTAGATTACTTTGAAACGCAGAACTCTGCGCCAACATGTGTGGAGATCGATGAAAAGTTGACAGAGCTTCATGATgccaagaaaaagaagaaagaaaaatatgagAAGATAACAG GTTGCCCTGCGGCTGATATTCCTGGAAAAGAGGAGACAGAGGGGACAGATGAGACGCTGATTCCTCCAATCCCCCGAAAACCTT ATTGCAGTGATACCATATCTCAAGTTACTGCCATGAAGATTTTGAAACGCTTTGGGAGCTCTGCAGGTCTTTGGACCAAGGACCTAGCGGGCAATTCAGATCGGATCTATGTCTTTGATGGGGCTTTTAATGACACGGTGTATGTTTTTCCCCGTATGAAAGAATTTACCCTTTCATCAACCACACGCAAGGCAGCTAAGATTAAGCTTCCATTTCCTTGGATTGGCACAGGACATATAGTTTATGATGGCAACCTCTACTATATCCGGCAAGGAAATGAATTTCAGGTCATCAAGTTCAGCTTGGCCAACAAAACTATTATTGATAGCGCTGTTTTACCAATTGAACAGCAAGTCCCAGTGTATGGTCTATCAAAATTTAATTACATAGACATTGTAGCTGATGAAGAAGGGCTTTGGGTCATTTATGCCACTAAAGAGAACGAGAAAAACATTTGCTTAGCCAAACTGGATCCAAGTAGCCTTAGCATTGAGCAGATGTGGGACACACCATGCCCCATAGAAAATGCTGAAAGTGCTTTTGTCGTCTGTGGTTCTCTCTATGTAGTGTACAACACAAAGCTTCCAAGTCGTTCACGCATCCAGTGTGTGTTTGATGTCAGTGGTACCATATCTAGTGAAAATGTACCCATTGTTTACTTTCCAAAGAGGTATGGATCCCATTCCAGCATGAAATACAACCCTAGGGAGAAACAGATTTATGCTTGGGATGATGGCTACCAGATGATATATAAACTAAATATGAAACATAGAGATGAACTTAATTAG
- the olfml3.S gene encoding olfactomedin-like protein 3 isoform X2, which produces MMAGIVACILLGFVTVITAQPQAVLEYIQGRMGVLEERIAQWHDQSSRYSGELRDFKNQVLKMLENIEKERESLRNEMENSNVRVDRLEREVDYFETQNSAPTCVEIDEKLTELHDAKKKKKEKYEKITDCSDTISQVTAMKILKRFGSSAGLWTKDLAGNSDRIYVFDGAFNDTVYVFPRMKEFTLSSTTRKAAKIKLPFPWIGTGHIVYDGNLYYIRQGNEFQVIKFSLANKTIIDSAVLPIEQQVPVYGLSKFNYIDIVADEEGLWVIYATKENEKNICLAKLDPSSLSIEQMWDTPCPIENAESAFVVCGSLYVVYNTKLPSRSRIQCVFDVSGTISSENVPIVYFPKRYGSHSSMKYNPREKQIYAWDDGYQMIYKLNMKHRDELN; this is translated from the exons ATGATGGCTGGGATTGTGGCCTGCATCCTTCTTGGATTTGTCACTGTGATCACTGCCCAGCCACAAGCAGTTTTGGAGTATATACAAGGAAGGATGGGTGTTCTGGAG GAGAGAATAGCACAGTGGCATGACCAGAGTAGTCGATATAGTGGAGAGCTTCGAGACTTCAAAAATCAAGTTCTGAAAATGCTCGAGAATATTGAAAAGGAACGGGAAAGTTTAAGAAATGAGATGGAGAACTCCAATGTTCGGGTGGACCGGTTGGAGAGAGAGGTAGATTACTTTGAAACGCAGAACTCTGCGCCAACATGTGTGGAGATCGATGAAAAGTTGACAGAGCTTCATGATgccaagaaaaagaagaaagaaaaatatgagAAGATAACAG ATTGCAGTGATACCATATCTCAAGTTACTGCCATGAAGATTTTGAAACGCTTTGGGAGCTCTGCAGGTCTTTGGACCAAGGACCTAGCGGGCAATTCAGATCGGATCTATGTCTTTGATGGGGCTTTTAATGACACGGTGTATGTTTTTCCCCGTATGAAAGAATTTACCCTTTCATCAACCACACGCAAGGCAGCTAAGATTAAGCTTCCATTTCCTTGGATTGGCACAGGACATATAGTTTATGATGGCAACCTCTACTATATCCGGCAAGGAAATGAATTTCAGGTCATCAAGTTCAGCTTGGCCAACAAAACTATTATTGATAGCGCTGTTTTACCAATTGAACAGCAAGTCCCAGTGTATGGTCTATCAAAATTTAATTACATAGACATTGTAGCTGATGAAGAAGGGCTTTGGGTCATTTATGCCACTAAAGAGAACGAGAAAAACATTTGCTTAGCCAAACTGGATCCAAGTAGCCTTAGCATTGAGCAGATGTGGGACACACCATGCCCCATAGAAAATGCTGAAAGTGCTTTTGTCGTCTGTGGTTCTCTCTATGTAGTGTACAACACAAAGCTTCCAAGTCGTTCACGCATCCAGTGTGTGTTTGATGTCAGTGGTACCATATCTAGTGAAAATGTACCCATTGTTTACTTTCCAAAGAGGTATGGATCCCATTCCAGCATGAAATACAACCCTAGGGAGAAACAGATTTATGCTTGGGATGATGGCTACCAGATGATATATAAACTAAATATGAAACATAGAGATGAACTTAATTAG